A window of the Butyricimonas faecalis genome harbors these coding sequences:
- a CDS encoding alpha-2-macroglobulin family protein has product MKKSIFLFPLLLLIITILSCKDKTKEQSKLEYSKYISGFTQGMIKSSDPIYVRLENNVLQTGDNLPVPIEKLLKISPKAEGTISLRNGNTIEFTPTKPLKNGETYDISLYLDKLCKVPSDLSTFRFSVKILPLVYAFQEGSLNIDPTDNNRFSYRASITNSDAVSPTEIELLVKATINGLSHKLEWEHTPYIHYFTIPGINRTDETQSLELNFDKKVKNGNDFIVEIPGSKEFSVLEVKASDENSQTIDITLSDNVDIAQDLQGLITVNGVNRLNFNVQGNIIRVYSNEQDNMQGVVQVNIYKGIKNSHGEKLTSDATYNVSFASAKPAVAFIGEGTFTPAEGNVLIPFSAVALKAVQLRVVKVFNQNMNFYLQEGDYNYSSNYQLRRVGRIILDKKIQLEKEGRPMDADKWQDYTINLADHIQLEKGVIYRIQLKFQKSYTTLACANEGQDGIMENDWNSSFDDDNYDDDDYYYNYPSDYSWEERDNPCSNSYYYVSDRFPSRNLIVTSLGLTAKAGSDGKYVVAVNDLLTAAPVESCKILFFNYQNQKIDSAVTNNSGIATARVQGKPFIILAVKGNDKAYLKVSDANSLSYSNFDISGEVVQQGIKGFIYGERGVWRPGNEIHLSFMLEDKENTIPAGHPIIAELYDPNGNVVQTKRTGRNEHGLYCFTFKTDEQAVTGYWRAVVCVGGVSFWKTVRIESIKPNRLSIVTNLPNDILGNGIPDNSIPVQTRWLHGAKTSSLKVNTELKLSQSNTTFPGYKEYSFDDRSRYFNPTTTTFFEGTTDTEGNFTLSANEISTENAPGMLNALLTLRVFEPGGDFSITTAGFKYSPYKEYVGIKLPVSDDNWYTAGKPIPIAGAVLTADGKPVSNREIEVEVYTLEWRWWWDSESDNIGYYVNRSYRKPVFNKTVKSQNGKFNIDLTCDQWGRYYVIARDKSSGHSCGTTFYVSSWRNDMNIPGMATLLTLTSDKKAYRAGEKIKITFPSSEGSVALVSVENGKTVKDIFCVPTSASATSFEIETNSEMCPNIYVNVSLIQPHKNRNNDKPIRLYGVLNINIDDPNLRLTPKINMAQELRPSQDFTVTVSEKDGKPMTYSIAIVDEGLLSLTSFKTPNPFPAFYAREALGVKTWDFYDDVIGAFGGRLEKAFAVGGDESLEPEENRKSDRFTPVVIFKGPFTIKRGEKKTHTFQMPEYIGEVRTMVVAEDNGRYGSASQSTKVNKPLMLNVTMPRLFTPGDVIEIPVTLFAMKENIKQVTVNIQTDNKIEIIEPASKETHFSGTGEQIVFFKVKIKEDIGKSTLTFMAQSGSEKARFSCDVDIRVPNPQVTRVDAREVASGESVTFNNTMEGLEPASFLEITSIPALNLEQRLNDLICYPHGCAEQITSTAFPQLMLNRIMDLSEAQKVTAELHVKDVISRLRNYQTSNGGFSYWSNSNYVSDWVSTYITDFLIQAEKVGYQIPTSMKNSALDYLSKQANAWRRGDYYTEIEQSYRLHVLALAGKPNMAAMNRMKEDTYKNPIARWQLAGAYALGKHEKIAKALIANLPAEAELYRQLGRCYGSDLRDNAIIMQSMINMDMKDEAYKLMQKMARKFASNEWLSTQESAFGLCAIGNYVERYFKEGNGIDVQIGKDNYKTTKTVLQKELAVQNNKSEVTVKNNTSGTLHVRTINRSTPLGVIAQGEMSGLKMTVNYYRNGIRDNAPNYKQGEDIVAEITIQNTGNIGLYEELALTFMFPSGFEFLNERLTTGVNPFQGTDNVDIRDDRAYLYFSLKQGQSKTFKLRFNAAYSGTYLLPAITCSAMYDNSITATLPGNTITISRE; this is encoded by the coding sequence ATGAAAAAAAGTATTTTTCTTTTTCCTTTATTATTATTGATCATCACGATCCTTTCGTGTAAAGATAAAACCAAGGAACAAAGCAAACTAGAGTATAGCAAATACATTTCCGGCTTTACCCAGGGAATGATAAAATCTTCCGATCCCATTTACGTGCGATTGGAGAATAATGTTCTACAAACAGGGGACAACCTTCCCGTACCCATCGAAAAATTACTGAAAATATCCCCGAAAGCAGAAGGGACGATATCTCTACGGAACGGTAACACGATCGAGTTTACCCCCACCAAACCGTTAAAAAACGGAGAGACTTACGACATCAGCCTCTACTTAGACAAACTCTGCAAAGTACCTTCCGACCTGTCAACCTTCCGTTTCAGCGTGAAAATCCTCCCTCTCGTATACGCGTTCCAAGAAGGAAGTTTAAACATTGATCCCACGGATAACAACAGATTTTCCTACCGAGCCTCTATCACGAACTCGGATGCCGTGTCACCCACCGAGATCGAACTACTCGTGAAAGCGACAATCAACGGCCTGTCTCACAAACTAGAATGGGAACATACACCCTACATTCACTATTTCACGATCCCGGGCATCAACCGGACAGATGAAACACAATCGCTGGAATTAAATTTCGATAAAAAGGTAAAGAACGGGAACGACTTCATCGTGGAAATCCCCGGTTCGAAAGAATTTTCCGTACTGGAAGTCAAAGCGAGCGATGAAAATTCCCAGACCATAGACATCACCCTTTCCGATAACGTGGATATCGCCCAAGACTTACAAGGGTTAATCACCGTAAACGGGGTGAATCGCTTGAACTTTAACGTGCAGGGTAACATCATTCGGGTATATTCCAACGAACAGGACAACATGCAAGGTGTTGTTCAAGTAAACATCTATAAAGGCATTAAAAACTCGCACGGTGAAAAGTTAACATCGGATGCCACTTACAACGTCAGCTTTGCCTCTGCCAAACCTGCAGTTGCCTTTATCGGCGAGGGAACATTTACCCCGGCCGAAGGAAACGTGTTGATTCCCTTCTCCGCAGTAGCCCTGAAAGCCGTACAATTACGCGTCGTAAAAGTATTCAATCAGAACATGAACTTCTACCTGCAAGAAGGTGATTACAATTACAGTAGCAATTACCAGTTACGTCGGGTAGGACGTATCATCCTGGATAAGAAAATCCAACTGGAAAAAGAAGGCCGCCCCATGGATGCCGACAAATGGCAAGACTACACGATAAACTTGGCAGACCATATCCAACTGGAAAAAGGGGTGATCTACCGGATTCAACTGAAATTCCAGAAATCCTACACCACTCTCGCCTGCGCCAATGAAGGACAAGACGGGATCATGGAAAACGATTGGAATTCTTCCTTTGATGATGACAACTATGATGATGACGATTACTACTATAACTACCCGTCCGACTACTCTTGGGAAGAACGTGACAATCCTTGTTCCAACTCCTATTACTACGTGTCCGATCGTTTCCCCAGCAGAAACCTGATCGTCACGTCACTCGGTCTTACCGCCAAAGCCGGCAGCGACGGTAAATACGTGGTCGCCGTGAATGACCTGCTCACGGCCGCTCCCGTGGAAAGTTGCAAGATACTCTTCTTCAACTACCAAAACCAGAAGATTGATTCTGCCGTAACCAATAACTCGGGCATCGCAACCGCCCGAGTACAGGGTAAACCATTCATTATACTTGCCGTCAAAGGAAACGACAAAGCCTACTTAAAAGTAAGCGACGCGAATTCATTATCATACAGCAACTTTGACATCAGTGGCGAAGTCGTGCAACAAGGAATAAAAGGCTTCATTTACGGAGAACGGGGCGTGTGGCGTCCGGGGAATGAAATACACCTTTCTTTCATGCTGGAAGACAAAGAAAACACGATTCCCGCGGGACATCCCATCATTGCCGAACTCTACGACCCGAATGGCAACGTGGTACAAACGAAGCGGACAGGACGCAACGAACACGGCCTCTATTGTTTCACCTTCAAAACAGACGAGCAAGCCGTCACGGGCTACTGGCGGGCAGTGGTATGCGTAGGGGGTGTTTCCTTCTGGAAAACCGTCCGCATCGAAAGCATTAAACCCAATCGCCTCAGCATCGTAACCAACCTACCGAATGACATCCTGGGGAATGGTATTCCGGATAACTCCATTCCCGTGCAAACCCGCTGGTTGCATGGAGCCAAAACCAGCTCACTGAAAGTCAACACCGAATTAAAATTATCCCAAAGCAACACGACATTCCCGGGATACAAAGAATATAGTTTTGATGATCGATCCCGTTACTTCAACCCGACCACAACCACCTTCTTTGAAGGAACTACCGACACGGAGGGTAATTTCACGCTATCGGCCAACGAAATCAGTACGGAAAACGCACCGGGAATGCTAAACGCGTTACTTACATTGCGGGTATTTGAACCCGGTGGGGACTTCAGCATCACGACAGCCGGATTCAAATATTCACCTTATAAAGAATATGTCGGCATAAAACTTCCCGTCTCCGACGACAACTGGTACACTGCCGGGAAACCGATCCCCATCGCGGGTGCCGTACTTACAGCCGACGGGAAACCTGTATCCAACCGGGAAATAGAAGTTGAAGTATATACCTTGGAATGGCGGTGGTGGTGGGATTCCGAAAGTGATAACATCGGCTACTACGTGAACCGCTCTTACCGGAAACCGGTCTTCAACAAAACCGTGAAGAGCCAAAACGGTAAATTCAACATCGACCTTACCTGCGACCAATGGGGACGCTACTACGTGATCGCGAGAGACAAATCCTCCGGTCACTCCTGTGGAACAACCTTCTACGTAAGTTCTTGGCGGAATGACATGAACATCCCGGGGATGGCCACCCTGCTCACCTTGACCAGCGACAAGAAAGCATACCGTGCCGGGGAAAAAATAAAAATCACCTTCCCGTCTTCCGAGGGTAGCGTGGCACTCGTGAGCGTTGAAAACGGGAAAACCGTGAAAGACATATTCTGCGTACCCACATCAGCCAGCGCCACCTCATTCGAGATTGAAACAAACAGTGAAATGTGTCCCAATATCTACGTCAACGTTTCCCTCATTCAACCCCACAAAAACCGGAACAACGACAAACCCATCCGTCTGTACGGCGTACTGAATATCAATATCGATGACCCGAATTTACGCCTGACCCCGAAAATCAATATGGCACAGGAACTTCGCCCGTCACAGGATTTCACGGTTACCGTGAGTGAAAAAGACGGTAAACCGATGACTTATTCCATCGCCATCGTTGATGAAGGATTGTTATCCCTGACCTCATTCAAGACACCGAACCCCTTCCCCGCGTTCTATGCCAGAGAAGCTCTCGGGGTAAAGACTTGGGACTTCTATGACGATGTAATCGGAGCCTTCGGGGGACGCCTGGAAAAAGCATTTGCCGTGGGCGGTGACGAATCTCTGGAACCGGAAGAAAACCGGAAGAGCGATCGTTTTACACCCGTGGTAATCTTTAAAGGTCCATTTACCATCAAACGCGGGGAAAAGAAAACACACACCTTCCAAATGCCGGAATACATCGGGGAAGTACGTACGATGGTCGTAGCCGAAGACAACGGACGCTACGGTTCGGCTTCACAAAGCACCAAAGTCAACAAACCGTTGATGCTCAACGTCACGATGCCCCGCCTGTTTACTCCGGGAGACGTGATCGAAATTCCGGTAACCCTGTTCGCCATGAAAGAGAATATCAAGCAGGTTACCGTGAACATCCAAACCGACAATAAAATCGAAATCATAGAACCCGCGAGCAAGGAAACTCACTTCTCCGGTACGGGAGAACAAATCGTCTTCTTCAAAGTAAAAATCAAGGAAGACATCGGTAAATCCACGTTGACCTTCATGGCACAAAGCGGCTCGGAGAAAGCCCGTTTCAGTTGTGATGTCGACATCCGCGTACCGAACCCCCAAGTAACCCGGGTAGACGCACGGGAAGTGGCAAGCGGAGAATCTGTCACGTTCAATAATACGATGGAAGGCCTGGAACCCGCCTCATTCCTTGAAATCACCTCCATCCCTGCGCTAAACCTGGAACAACGCCTCAACGATCTGATTTGTTACCCTCACGGATGCGCCGAGCAAATCACCTCTACCGCATTTCCGCAGCTCATGCTCAACCGAATCATGGATCTCAGCGAGGCACAAAAAGTAACCGCAGAGCTACACGTGAAAGACGTTATTTCCCGCTTGCGCAATTACCAAACAAGTAACGGAGGATTCAGCTACTGGTCAAACTCCAACTACGTTTCCGACTGGGTTTCCACCTACATCACAGACTTCTTAATCCAAGCCGAGAAAGTCGGTTATCAAATCCCGACTTCCATGAAAAACTCCGCTCTTGACTACCTGTCAAAACAAGCAAACGCTTGGCGGCGGGGAGACTACTACACGGAAATCGAACAATCCTACCGTCTCCACGTGCTTGCCCTTGCCGGCAAACCCAACATGGCAGCCATGAACCGGATGAAAGAAGACACCTACAAGAACCCCATCGCCCGCTGGCAATTGGCTGGAGCCTATGCCTTGGGAAAACACGAAAAGATAGCCAAAGCACTGATCGCCAATCTTCCGGCAGAAGCAGAACTGTATCGCCAACTTGGTAGATGTTACGGTTCGGACCTTCGCGACAACGCTATCATCATGCAAAGCATGATCAACATGGACATGAAAGACGAGGCATACAAACTCATGCAGAAAATGGCCCGCAAATTCGCATCCAACGAATGGTTAAGCACCCAGGAAAGTGCTTTCGGACTGTGCGCCATCGGTAACTACGTGGAGCGATACTTCAAGGAGGGAAACGGCATTGATGTCCAGATCGGAAAAGACAACTACAAAACGACAAAAACCGTATTGCAAAAAGAGTTGGCCGTGCAGAATAATAAATCGGAAGTGACCGTGAAAAACAACACGTCGGGCACGCTCCACGTGCGCACCATCAATCGTTCCACGCCTTTGGGAGTGATCGCGCAGGGTGAAATGTCCGGATTGAAAATGACCGTCAACTACTACCGAAACGGGATTCGGGACAACGCCCCCAACTACAAGCAAGGGGAAGACATCGTGGCTGAAATTACAATCCAAAACACCGGAAACATCGGCCTATACGAGGAATTAGCGTTAACCTTCATGTTCCCCTCCGGCTTCGAGTTCCTCAATGAACGCCTCACGACAGGCGTGAACCCGTTCCAAGGCACCGACAACGTGGACATCCGGGATGATCGGGCATACCTCTATTTCTCGTTGAAACAAGGTCAATCGAAAACCTTCAAACTTCGTTTTAATGCAGCATACTCCGGAACCTACCTACTTCCGGCCATCACCTGCTCGGCGATGTACGATAACTCGATTACCGCTACCCTACCGGGTAACACGATCACGATCAGTAGAGAGTAA
- a CDS encoding UDP-glucose dehydrogenase family protein: MRIAVVGTGYVGLVSGTCLAETGVTVTCVDVNSAKIELLNNGGMPIYEPGLAELVRRNREDGRLFFTTSLQEALRDADAVFIAVGTPPDEDGSADLHYVLDVAREIGETIHDYIVVVTKSTVPVGTNYKVKGVIRAALEKRGVEVAFDVASNPEFLKEGDAVNDFISPDRVVIGVESDRARRVMERLYHAFLLNNTPIYFMDILSAEMTKYAANSMLATRISFMNDIANLCEIVGADVEAVKKGIGSDSRIGKKFLNAGCGYGGSCFPKDVKALIRTGDEHGHSLELLKAVERVNENQKSVLFRKITSHFGTDLTGKRFAMWGLSFKPGTDDLREAPSLVLVDKLLEAGAVVRGFDPVAMEECKRRIGDRIEYADNMYDALTGADALIVVTEWAEFKIPKFTFIEKALKHKIIFDGRNIYNPEQMKEFGYVYYGIGRRKN; this comes from the coding sequence ATGAGAATAGCTGTTGTTGGAACCGGTTATGTAGGACTTGTGTCCGGAACGTGTTTAGCGGAAACGGGAGTAACGGTAACCTGTGTAGATGTTAATAGTGCCAAGATTGAGTTGCTGAATAATGGGGGTATGCCTATTTATGAACCGGGGTTGGCAGAATTGGTCAGACGGAACCGGGAAGACGGACGGCTTTTTTTCACGACTTCATTGCAGGAGGCGTTGAGAGATGCGGATGCTGTTTTTATAGCTGTGGGAACTCCGCCTGATGAGGACGGAAGTGCCGACCTACACTATGTGCTGGATGTGGCTCGCGAAATCGGGGAGACCATACATGATTATATTGTCGTGGTGACAAAATCGACAGTACCCGTGGGAACCAATTACAAGGTAAAAGGTGTGATTCGGGCTGCATTGGAAAAACGAGGTGTAGAGGTGGCGTTTGACGTGGCTTCTAACCCGGAATTTTTGAAAGAGGGAGATGCGGTGAACGATTTCATTTCTCCGGACCGCGTGGTGATCGGGGTGGAAAGCGATCGTGCCCGTCGGGTTATGGAGCGTTTATATCATGCTTTTCTATTAAATAACACGCCGATTTATTTCATGGATATATTGTCGGCGGAAATGACTAAATACGCGGCGAACTCGATGTTGGCTACCCGTATTTCATTTATGAATGATATCGCTAATTTGTGCGAGATTGTCGGGGCTGACGTGGAAGCTGTGAAGAAAGGTATCGGTAGCGATTCGCGTATCGGGAAGAAGTTCCTGAATGCTGGGTGCGGTTACGGTGGATCCTGTTTCCCGAAGGATGTGAAAGCATTGATTCGTACGGGGGATGAGCATGGACATAGTCTGGAGTTACTGAAAGCGGTGGAACGGGTGAACGAGAATCAAAAAAGCGTTTTGTTCCGGAAGATCACTTCGCACTTCGGGACGGATTTGACGGGAAAACGTTTTGCCATGTGGGGTTTGTCGTTTAAACCGGGTACGGATGATTTGCGGGAGGCGCCATCCTTGGTGTTGGTTGATAAATTGCTAGAAGCTGGGGCCGTGGTGCGAGGATTTGATCCGGTAGCTATGGAGGAGTGTAAGAGACGGATAGGTGATCGTATCGAATACGCGGATAATATGTATGATGCGTTAACTGGTGCCGATGCCTTGATCGTGGTGACGGAATGGGCGGAATTCAAGATTC